The nucleotide window GGCTGATTTCGAGGCCGCCCTGGCCGGGGTGCGGCCCGGCCGGCCGGTCCAGTTTCCGGTCCGCTTCCCTGATGACTACGGCCTGGCCCGGCTGGCCGGCCGGCAGGTGGAGTTTCAGGTCTATCCGCATCTGGTCCTGGAACCGGTGGCTGTGGACAGTCTGGCGGCGCTGGCTGCCTTCTCCCGCCGCAACCTGTACCGCTTCACGGATCTGGTCTCGTTGCGGGAGCACAACGAGAATCTGTGCTACCTGGTGCTGCGGGAGACCGCCCTCCGGGGTCTCACCCAGGATATGACCGACTTTTTTAGCCTCATGAGCTACTACCTGCGTCTTGGCTTCCGGGAAAGGGTCGAGGAGATGCTGCCGCTCCTGCCCGGCGACCCGGACTCCCGCCTCCATGCCGGCCGGCTCTTCCTGGCCGCGGGGCTCCATGAGCAGGCCCTGGCCCTCCTGCCCAGCCCCGGCCAGGGCGACGCCATGGCCCTCATCCAGCGCATCAAGGCCCTCATCCATCTGGAGCGCCTGGCCGAGGCCGAGACCCTGGCGGCGGATCCCCGTCTGGCCGTGGATGTGCAGGGTCTCGATCTGCGGGTGGGGCTGGCCACCCTTCAAGGCCTGCCAACCTCCACCCTGCTGGCCCGCCTGGATGCCCTCATCGACCGGCAGGTCGAGGCCATGCGCCGGGGCATCAGCTGCCGCGGTGCCGGCGGGTTGGCCTGAACATCCCCCGTTCATTTTCCAACATCTGTTTGGGGCCGATGGTCACCCCTCTCGCGGCCTCCCTGGCCGATCGCCGCCGCACCCCGCCGCCGGTGCAGGACCCTGCTCGCCAGCGGCGGAAGGGCCGGGGCTCGGGGTTTGCTTTTTTGTTGACAAACAGCCTGTTGGGAGATAAGGTCCCCGAACTGAATGGGCATTCAATTTCTGGCGATCCGCCGCTGGCGAAGCCAGAGTGCCCGCCGGCACGGCCGCCGGCTCGATGTCAGGTCCCGGGGGCGGTAGGGGGATGGTCGCCCGGGCGCGGCCCGGTCCGCCACGACTTGAGGAGAGGCAGGCAACCACGTCGGAACAGGTTCCACACCCAGGCAACCCAATCACATCCATCCAAGGAGGAAAGAGAATGCCAAAGCATGACACGCCCCTGTTGGATCAGCTGGAAAGCGGTCCGTGGCCAAGCTTTGTCACGGACCTGAAGCGGCAAGCCAAGACGAAGGATCAGTGCTGGGATATCCTCGGCCAGGTGGAGCTGTCCTACAAGGACCGGGTCACCCACTGGAAGCACGGCGGCATCGTGGGCGTCTTCGGTTACGGCGGCGGCGTCATCGGCCGGTATTCGGACGTGCCGGCCAAGTTCCCCGGCGTCGCCCATTTTCACACCGTGCGCGTCAACCAGCCCTCCTCCAAGTTCTACAGCACCAAGTGTCTGCTGGACGTGATCGAGATGTGGGATCGCCGGGGCTCCGGCATGTTCAACATGCACGGCTCCACCGGTGATATGGTCCTCCTGGGCACCACCACCGATCAGCTGGAAGACATCTTCTGGGAGCTGACCCACAACATGAACATGGACCTGGGCGGCTCCGGCGGCAACCTGCGGACCCCGTCCTGCTGCCTGGGCCGCGCCCGTTGCGAGTGGGGCTGCTATGACACCCAGGCAGCCTGCCACAACATCACCAACACCTACCAGGACGAGCTGCACCGCCCGGCCTTCCCGTACAAGTTCAAGATCAAGTTCTCCGGTTGCCCCAACGACTGCGTGGCGGCTATCGCCCGTTCCGACTTTGCGGTCATCGGCACCTGGCGGGACGACATCCGCATCGATCAGGCCGCGGTGGCCAAGTATGTGTCCGGCGAGTACGTGCCGAACGGCGGCGCCCACGCGGGCCGCGACTGGGGCAAGTTCGACATCAAGGCCGAGGTGATCGATCTGTGTCCCACCGGCTGCATGTCCATGGAAGGCGGCCAGCTCAAGATCGACAACGCCGAGTGCACCCGCTGCATGCACTGCCTGAACGCCATGCCTCGGGCCCTGCGCCCGGGCAAGGACCAGGGCGCTACCATCCTGATCGGCGCCAAGGCCCCTATCCTCGAGGGCGCCCAGATTGCCACCATGATCGTGCCCTTCATCAAGATGGAGGGTGAGTTCGAGGAGATGAAGGCCCTGGTGGAGAAGTGCTGGGACTGGTGGATGGAAGAAGGCAAGAACCGGGAGCGGATCGGCGAATCCATCCAGCGCATCGGCCTGCCCACCTTCCTCAAGATCATGGGCGTCGAGCCCCTGCCGCAGCATACCAAAGAGCCGCGCTCCAACCCCTACGTCTTCTGGAAGGACGAAGAGGTCGAGGGTGGGTTCGATCGGGATGTCAAGGCGTTCCGCCAGCGGCACGCCATGTGATCCGGGGCCGAGACCGCACGCTTTCATTCATCGACGACAGTCGTCTCACGACGCGAAGGAGGTTCAACCATGGGCTATGATCCAGCCAATCCGTTGAAGGATAGAATCACCGACATCGGCCCCCCGCACTACGAGCAGTTTTTTCCGCCGGTCATCAAGAAGAATTACGGCAAGTGGCTCTACCACGAGATCGTCAAGCCCGGTGTCCTGAAGCACGTCGCCGAGTCCGGTGACGAGTGCTACACCGCGCGGGTGGCCTGCGCCCGCCTCATCTCCGGCGAGCTGATGCGGGACTACTGCAAGATCGCCGACGACCATTGCGACGGCTTCCTGCGCTTCACCACCCGGAACAACGTCGAGTTCATGGTGGACAACGCCGCCAAGGTCCAGCCTCTGCTGGACGCCCTGGCCAAGCACGGCCAGATGCCGGTGGGTGGCACCGGTGCCGGTGTGACCAACATCGTCCACACCCAGGGCTGGGTGCACTGCCACACCCCGGCTACTGACGCTTCTGGTGTGGTCAAGGCGGTGATGGACGAGCTGTTCCCGTACTTCACCAGCATGACCCTGCCGGCTCAGGTGCGGGTTGCCCTGGCCTGCTGCCTCAACATGTGTGGCGCTGTGCACTGCTCGGACATCGCCATCCTGGGCGTACACCGCAAGCCGCCCATGATCGACCACGAGCGGATCGGTGGCGTCTGTGAGATTCCGCTCGCCATCGCTGCCTGCCCGCTGGGCGCCATCAAGCCGAAGACCGAGGAGTTGGAGAGCGGCGAGAAGGTCAAGTCGGTGACCGTCAACAACGACAAGTGCATGTTCTGCGGCAACTGCTACACCATGTGCCCGGCCATGCCCCTGGCTGATCCGGAAGGTGACGGCATCGCCATCCTGGTGGGCGGCAAGATCTCCAACCGCCGCTCGACACCGAAGTTCTCGAAGCTGGTCATCCCATTCCTGCCCAACAACCCGCCCCGCTGGCCGGAGACGGTGGCCGCGGTCAAGGGTATCCTTGAGGTCTATGCCAAGGACGCCAAGAAGTACGAGCGGGTTGGCGAGTGGGCCGAGCGGATCGGCTGGGAGCGGTTCTACGAGAAGTGCAACATCCCGTTCTCCGACAAGTCCATCGATGATTACCGCTTGGCCTATGACACCTGGCGGACCACCACCCAGTTCAAGTTCACCAGCCACATCAAGTAGTTGATGGGCAAGGGGGTAGAAAGATGGGTGTTGACATGGAAACCCTGAAGCAGCAGCTCTTGGACTACGCCACCAAGGCTGCGAAGCCGCAGCTCTATCTCAAGGACCTGCAGAAGGCCAATGCCGATGCCTCGCCTCGGGAGGTGAAGAATGCGGCCAACGCCCTGGTGAAGGACGGCAAGATGTCCTACTGGTCCAGCGGCAGCTCGACGATGTACGCCGTGAAGGGGCGCGCCAAGGACGAGGAGGTCCGAGGCACCTGATCGCCACCAGCGGTGGGAGGTCCTGGGGGAGGCGGCGGGGCAACCCGTGCCTCCCCCCTTTTTTTTTGGCAGCCCGGCGCCTGCCGGTGCGGCGGCCCCCCCGGGGGGCAACCGCCGCCGGCGGGCTGGCCGGTCAGACGGCGGGGGGCGGCGAGACGTGGAAAACCAGGCCGTCCGGGGTCTCCTGGACGGTGAGGCCGTGGGCGCAGGCGATCTTGAACAGGGGACGGCCGAAGACGAACAGCTCCCGGCCCACAGAGAGGTCGAACTGAGCGGCGGCCTCCTGGCGGAACGCCAGGTCCCGGCTGGCCAGGAGGCCCAACTCCTCCAGGGCGGCAGCCGCGTCGACGCCACCCGCCTGGGCCTGGGCGGCGAGAAACACCACCCGACCGGCCGGGCAGGCCTGATCGTGGGCCTGGATGAGATCCAGGATCGGGTCGGCGGGGTTGATGAGGTCGGCCCTGGTCAGGGTGTCCTGGCCCATCACTGCGGTCATCTGCTCCGGGGCCCAGCATTCCAGGAGCCGGCACTCCAGGGGCCGCACCTCATAGATGGAGCACACCGCGCCCGGATCGGTGAGAAAGGGGCAGGCCCAGTCCGGGCCGCGGCCGGAGAGACGGACGAATTCCCGTGCCACGGGAGCGGAGCGGTTGCTGGTCGGATCAATGGCCGGCTCGCCCGCCCGGACGGTGACCAGGTGATCGTAGCGGATGTGGCCGGCCAGGAGGATCGGCCGGTCCTGGCGGTGCAAGGTCGGGCCGCCCTTGCGGCAGCAGGTGCCGCAACGCTGGCAGCCGGTGTCGGCGCTGGGGGGGACGACGTTCATGGCTCGGGCCTCAGGTTCCGGGGACTGGGGGCGCCCAGGCGCCGGTCTCCAGGGCAGCCGCCCGCTGCAGCAGCTCTTCGGCGGTGCGCTGGTGGCGGAAGTTTCGATGGATCGAGGCGGCGGTCCGGTAGGCGTCGGCGGCCTTGGCGGTATCACCGGCTTCGGCGTAGGTCTCCGCCAGGCTGACCAGAACCTCCACCGCGCCGCCCGGGTTGTTGTGACCGCTATGCGTGTCGAGCATCTCCAGGTAGACGGCTGTAGCCTCGGCAGTACGGTCCAGGGCCCGGAGGCAGGCGGCTTGTCGCTGCTGCACATAGAGACAGCTCATGGCATCCTTTTCCGCGGCGCAGATGCGCAAGGCCTGCTGGAGATGCTCCAGGGCCTGGTCGTGCTGGCCGCCCCTGGTGGCGACCTCGGCCAGCCGGACCAGGACATTGGCGATCCCGGCGTGGTCGCCCGCTTGGCGGTAGCCCCGAAGGGCCTGGTCCAGAGCGCTGGCCGCCTGGCCCAGATTGTTCTTGGCCAGGAAAGCCTGGCCGGCTGCGAGATCGGCCTTGGCCGCTTCGACGATCGGGTCGGCGGCGGGGGGGGCGTCAACGGTCCCGTCGGTCATGGGTGTGCTCCTTCGTCGGTCATTCCCTTGAGGGCCGCCGCGGCCAGGGTGCCGAGATCGGTGGTGACGAGCTGCCCCTCCTCGGGGATGGTCACAGGAGTTTTGTCACCGACCATGGCCTCGATCTGGGACCGGACCTCCAGCGCCCGGATGCGGCCGCACAGCTGCAGGGCCTGGGCCCGCACCAGCGGTTGCGGATGGCCCAGGAAGGTGAAGAGATTGTAGAAAGGCATGGCGCGGATCAGGTCCGGGCGGAAGCGGGCCACCATGGAGAGCGCCCAGAGGACCCGGGGCTGGGCTGCGGGGTCCTTGAGAAAGCCCAGCAGGTGCCGGGCGAAGGCCCCGTAGAGGTCCGGCCGCTCACCGATGATGGCGCCGATCGCCTCGATGCTGCCCCAGCTGCTGCTGGCCGAATCCGAACAGGCGGCAAAAAGGCGGTGCAACAGGTCGCTCACCCGGCCTGGCTGGCGTGTGGCCAGCCGGGAGCAGACCTTGCCCAGGACGTGCACCGCCCGCCAGCGGCAAGCCTCATCCGGCGCGTACAACAGCCGCTGCAGGAAGCGCAGGGTGCGGGGATCGTCGAAGACCAGATCCACCAGGCGATCAATGGCACCGGCAGCCACCAGCTCCTCCACCTGCCTCTTGTCGGCCCGTTGCCGG belongs to Thermodesulfobacteriota bacterium and includes:
- the dsrA gene encoding dissimilatory-type sulfite reductase subunit alpha yields the protein MPKHDTPLLDQLESGPWPSFVTDLKRQAKTKDQCWDILGQVELSYKDRVTHWKHGGIVGVFGYGGGVIGRYSDVPAKFPGVAHFHTVRVNQPSSKFYSTKCLLDVIEMWDRRGSGMFNMHGSTGDMVLLGTTTDQLEDIFWELTHNMNMDLGGSGGNLRTPSCCLGRARCEWGCYDTQAACHNITNTYQDELHRPAFPYKFKIKFSGCPNDCVAAIARSDFAVIGTWRDDIRIDQAAVAKYVSGEYVPNGGAHAGRDWGKFDIKAEVIDLCPTGCMSMEGGQLKIDNAECTRCMHCLNAMPRALRPGKDQGATILIGAKAPILEGAQIATMIVPFIKMEGEFEEMKALVEKCWDWWMEEGKNRERIGESIQRIGLPTFLKIMGVEPLPQHTKEPRSNPYVFWKDEEVEGGFDRDVKAFRQRHAM
- the dsrB gene encoding dissimilatory-type sulfite reductase subunit beta, with amino-acid sequence MGYDPANPLKDRITDIGPPHYEQFFPPVIKKNYGKWLYHEIVKPGVLKHVAESGDECYTARVACARLISGELMRDYCKIADDHCDGFLRFTTRNNVEFMVDNAAKVQPLLDALAKHGQMPVGGTGAGVTNIVHTQGWVHCHTPATDASGVVKAVMDELFPYFTSMTLPAQVRVALACCLNMCGAVHCSDIAILGVHRKPPMIDHERIGGVCEIPLAIAACPLGAIKPKTEELESGEKVKSVTVNNDKCMFCGNCYTMCPAMPLADPEGDGIAILVGGKISNRRSTPKFSKLVIPFLPNNPPRWPETVAAVKGILEVYAKDAKKYERVGEWAERIGWERFYEKCNIPFSDKSIDDYRLAYDTWRTTTQFKFTSHIK
- a CDS encoding dissimilatory sulfite reductase D family protein, encoding METLKQQLLDYATKAAKPQLYLKDLQKANADASPREVKNAANALVKDGKMSYWSSGSSTMYAVKGRAKDEEVRGT
- a CDS encoding YkgJ family cysteine cluster protein encodes the protein MNVVPPSADTGCQRCGTCCRKGGPTLHRQDRPILLAGHIRYDHLVTVRAGEPAIDPTSNRSAPVAREFVRLSGRGPDWACPFLTDPGAVCSIYEVRPLECRLLECWAPEQMTAVMGQDTLTRADLINPADPILDLIQAHDQACPAGRVVFLAAQAQAGGVDAAAALEELGLLASRDLAFRQEAAAQFDLSVGRELFVFGRPLFKIACAHGLTVQETPDGLVFHVSPPPAV
- a CDS encoding tetratricopeptide repeat protein; its protein translation is MTDGTVDAPPAADPIVEAAKADLAAGQAFLAKNNLGQAASALDQALRGYRQAGDHAGIANVLVRLAEVATRGGQHDQALEHLQQALRICAAEKDAMSCLYVQQRQAACLRALDRTAEATAVYLEMLDTHSGHNNPGGAVEVLVSLAETYAEAGDTAKAADAYRTAASIHRNFRHQRTAEELLQRAAALETGAWAPPVPGT
- a CDS encoding DVU0298 family protein → MGECSCGAVYTSDATGHNVGSAMVETLVNACGGNWDLAWDLLPQEDYLTGQVDNYDEISHQVVDTRKLDGRRVSGVLFFVRLQPEAAALAGRQRRAAAGPLLPLPPVEPERDPKRLRQRADKRQVEELVAAGAIDRLVDLVFDDPRTLRFLQRLLYAPDEACRWRAVHVLGKVCSRLATRQPGRVSDLLHRLFAACSDSASSSWGSIEAIGAIIGERPDLYGAFARHLLGFLKDPAAQPRVLWALSMVARFRPDLIRAMPFYNLFTFLGHPQPLVRAQALQLCGRIRALEVRSQIEAMVGDKTPVTIPEEGQLVTTDLGTLAAAALKGMTDEGAHP